In a single window of the Biomphalaria glabrata chromosome 5, xgBioGlab47.1, whole genome shotgun sequence genome:
- the LOC106071905 gene encoding mucin-22-like, whose amino-acid sequence MTLTFHGVFFSFTLISLLLQVLGQTDNWPTKYRHFATWKCYLIFDNKISCTEEKAECENLNSSLAEFEDVKEAYTFISNFYNFPTENHHLALGKCYILFDNKLFWTESKAECESLISTVAEFKDIKEAYTFISNVYNCPTEYHYFALGKCYIIFVNRLSWTEAKAECESLNSSLAELEDIKEAYTFINYEANFWIGVYDYKPEQSWVWISDNKTVNMSYWNDLSEYLINETCGLLFFYDVPNIHGDYCDSLEYFICMSLPVASTVTTSTTEAPTTTTLSTTQAPTTTTTSTTEAPTTTTASTTEAPTTTTTSITEAPATTTTSTTETPATTTTSTTEAPDTTTTSTTEAQATTTTSTTEAPSTTTTTSSEETTSTSSQLSTYSYSQISTTSLATTMSTIPNLNSPVGNIIETTTKSRDISSHLALKHISSHLALKQISSQVALKHISSHLALKHISSHLALKQISSHLALKHISSHLALKHISSHMTLKHISSHLALKHIRSYLALKHISSHLALKHIITSGSQTYIITSGSQTYIITSGSQTYIITSGSQTYIITSGSQTYIITSGSQTNIITSFSQTYIITSGSQTNIITSFSQTYIITSGSQTLIITSGSQTYIITSGSQTYIITYDSQTYIITSGSQTYIIPSGSQTNIITSGSQTYIITSFSQTYIITSGSQTNIITSFSQTYIITSGSQTLIITSGSQTYIITSGSQTYIITYDSQTYIITSGSQTYINTSGSQTYIITSVSIVSISIVV is encoded by the exons ATGACCTTGACATTTCATGGTGTGTTTTTTTCCTTCACCTTGATCTCACTTCTGCTTCAAGTATTAGGACAAACTG ataacTGGCCAACAAAGTACCGCCATTTCGCAACATGGAAGTGCTATCTTATTTTCGATAATAAGATTTCTTGTACCGAAGAGAAA gCAGAATGTGAAAATTTGAATAGCTCCCTGGCTGAGTTTGAGGACGTTAAAGAAgcatatacatttatttctaaCTTTT ataacTTTCCAACGGAGAACCACCATCTCGCCCTAGGGAAGTGCTATATTCTTTTTGATAACAAGTTATTTTGGACAGAATCTAAA gcaGAATGTGAAAGTTTGATTAGCACCGTGGCTGAGTTTAAAGACATTAAAGAAGCATATACGTTTATTTCTAACGTTT ataacTGTCCAACAGAGTACCATTATTTCGCACTAGGGAAGTGctacattatttttgttaatagGTTATCTTGGACGGAAGCTAAG GCAGAATGTGAAAGTTTGAATAGCTCCCTGGCTGAGCTTGAAGACATTAAAGAAGCATATACATTCATTAACTACGAAG CCAATTTTTGGATTGGCGTGTACGACTATAAACCTGAGCAGTCCTGGGTTTGGATCAGTGACAACAAAACAGTCAACATGTCTTATTGGAATGATTTGTCGGAATATCTCATCAACGAAACTTGTGGACTTCTGTTTTTTTACGATGTTCCGAACATCCATGGTGATTATTGTGATTCACTAGAATACTTTATATGTATGAGTTTAC CTGTAGCATCAACAGTTACCACTTCTACAACTGAGGCACCAACCACCACAACCCTATCTACAACTCAGGCACCAACGACAACTACCACTTCTACAACTGAGGCACCAACCACCACAACCGCATCTACAACTGAGGCACCAACGACAACTACCACTTCTATAACTGAGGCACCAGCCACAACTACCACTTCTACAACTGAGACACCAGCCACAACTACCACTTCTACAACTGAGGCACCAGACACAACTACCACTTCTACAACTGAGGCACAAGCTACAACTACCACTTCTACAACTGAGGCACCGTCCACAACTACCACCACTTCTTCTGAAGAAACGACATCAACAAGTTCACAACTGTCGACCTACTCCTACAGCCAGATATCAACAACTTCTCTAGCTACTACTATGAGTACTATCCCCAACTTAAATTCTCCAGTTGGGAATATAATCGAGACCACTACAAAATCTAGAG ATATATCTTCACATCTGGCGCTTAAACATATATCATCACATCTGGCTCTCAAACAAATATCATCACAAGTGGCTCTCAAACATATATCATCACATCTGGCTCTCAAACATATATCATCACATCTGGCTCTCAAACAAATATCATCACATCTGGCTCTCAAACATATATCATCACATCTGGCTCTCAAACATATATCATCACATATGACTCTCAAACATATATCATCACATCTGGCTCTCAAACATATACGATCTTATCTGGCTCTCAAACATATATCATCACATCTGGCTCTCAAACATATCATAACATCTGGCTCTCAAACATATATCATCACATCTGGCTCTCAAACATATATCATCACAAGTGGCTCTCAAACATATATCATCACAAGTGGCTCTCAAACATATATCATCACATCTGGCTCTCAAACATATATCATCACATCTGGCTCTCAAACAAATATCATCACATCTTTCTCTCAAACATATATCATCACATCTGGCTCTCAAACAAATATCATCACATCTTTCTCTCAAACATATATCATCACATCTGGCTCTCAAACACTTATCATCACATCTGGCTCTCAAACATATATCATCACATCTGGCTCTCAAACATATATCATCACATATGACTCTCAAACATATATCATCACATCTGGCTCTCAAACATATATCATCCCATCTGGCTCTCAAACAAATATCATCACATCTGGCTCTCAAACATATATCATCACATCTTTCTCTCAAACATATATCATCACATCTGGCTCTCAAACAAATATCATCACATCTTTCTCTCAAACATATATCATCACATCTGGCTCTCAAACACTTATCATCACATCTGGCTCTCAAACATATATCATCACATCTGGCTCTCAAACATATATCATCACATATGACTCTCAAACATATATCATCACATCTGGCTCTCAAACATATATCAACACATCTGGCTCTCAAACATATATCATCACATCTGTCTCAATTGTGTCAATTTCAATAgtagtttga